CCCCACGATGTGCCCACGGCTCTGGTTATGGCGGGGTATCTGGAGGAGGTGGGCGCTTGGAAGCGTGCGGCCTCGTATTACGCTTGGGTCCGGGATCTGCTGCGGCAAAAGGACCCGGAACATCCGGATCTGTCCTGGGTCACGGAGCGGGCTGAGAAGCTGGGCGTGCGTGAGGAGTCCGTATTCCCCAACGGAGGTGCCGCATGAGGCCTCGTGTGAGTCTGGCCATGATCACCCGAAACGAGGAGGCCCATCTACCGGAGGCGCTCCGCTCGGTTGAGGGCGTCGTCGATGAGATCGTGATCGTGGACACAGGCTCGACGGATCGCACCCTCGAAATTGCGCGCGCCTTTGGGGCGCGACTGCTTTCGGTTCCTTGGGAAGATCACTTCGCGCGGGCCCGCAACGCGGCCCTGGCGCACATTACGGGGGACTGGCTGCTGTGGATGGACGCCGATGAGCGCCTGGTCCCCGAAAGCCGGCCCTTTTTTGATCTGCTGCCGGAGCGCCCGGAGCGACCTGTTGGGCTTAAGGTGTATTTGCGGAACTGGGACGCCGAGCGCCGCTTTTTCGACCTCTCCTGGGCGATGCGCTTGGTGAGCGTATTCCCGGGGCTTAGTTTCGAAGGGCGCGTACACGAGCAGGTTACGATGAGCGTGTTCCGCCACGGCGGCCTTATCCTGGACAGCCCCATCGCGTTGGACCACCTCGGATACGGGCTTAGCCCAGAGCGCATGCGGCAGAAGCTAGAGCGCAACTACCGCCTGCTGTGCCTACAGCTGCAGGAGGAGCCGGACTTCGCCTATGCGCATCTGACGATGGGGCTTAACCGAATAAGCGCCGAGGATTACCCCGCCGCCATCGAACATCTGCGGCGCGCTTTGGTTTTGCGCAAGGGTCTGGATTTGTCGCTGGAACTAGCAGCCCGCAATAGACTCGCCCTCGCCTATCTCCTGAGGGGGAACATCGTTCTGGCTCGACGCATCGCGCGCGCCTCTATAAGACGAGAGAGGGCGCAGTGCATGCCCTATCTGATTTTGGGGGAAAGCCACTACAAACAAGGCCAGCTTCGGCTTGCCTACCGGTGTTTTCGAGCGGCGCTTCGGTACGGCCCAGAACGGTCTCGGGCGGCCTACGATGTGAACCCTCACCGCCCTCCCGTGTACCAGATGCTGCTCAGCTTGGCCCTTCGCTTGGGCTATCATCAGGAGGCGCACCTCTACAGGGAGCGCCTGTATGCCGCACATCCCCAGCGCGCGCTTGTCGAACAGGGCTATCGATCCACGGTCGCCTCCGGGGGGCCAGAGGCGTTGGTGTTGCGCGCCTACGAAGAGCTGCTTGCCTACTTGGCATCGGACTCCGAGGCCGACGAGATCCTGCATCCTCTCCTTGAACAAAGGCGTTTTGCTACAGCCGCCCGCGGTTACGAAACCGCCTTAAAGCGGTTTCCGGATTCCCTCTTGCTGCGTCGCCGCCTGGCCGGCTTGCGTGTAAAGCTGGGGGATTTCGAGGGGGCACGCGCTTTGCTTGCCCCAGAGGGCGTCGGATCAAGGTATCCGGCGCAACCTTAAGCGCCAGCCCATGCCGAGGAGGTTTGGGGAATGCATACAGCCGAGTTCACCATTCCCTATGTCAGCCGGGAGGCCTTCTTAGGTCTCGACCTGCATACGCAGGCCGCCACCGCTTTGGTGGAGCTAGTGGCTTTTACGGTAGCCGGACAACGTCTGGCCGTCCCTATGGAGGGGGTGCAGGAGGTCATCCAATGGCGCGAAGTCACGCGCGTGCCGTTGGCGCCGGCCTACTATCGCGGGGTGATCAACCTGCGCGGCACAATTATCCCTGTCTTGGATACGGCGCGCCGGCTGGGGCTGCGACCGCTTCGGGAGCCCGAGCAACTGGTGATCACCCAAACTAGCCGCGGTCTAGTAGCGCTCACGATCGATGAGACGCGCGACGTGTTGCGCCTGCCCCCGGAGGCGATAGACCGGCACGTAGAGAGCATCACGTACTCAGAGCAGCGCTTTTTCCAGGCCGTCTGCCGCTCTGCTGAGCAGCTCTACCTTGTCTTGGACATGGAAGCGCTCCTGTAAAGAGATCGGCGGCTATGCTTCGATTGGGGAATGAGGCGCTCGACTGGAAGCAGCGGCTGACGGAGCTTTCGATGCCGCCGCTTTCGGTTACCTTTACCGAAGCGGTGCGCCTTATGAACCAGCCGGAGCTCATGGAGGCGCGCCGGGTGGCGGAGACTATCCGCCGTGATCCCGTGGTGACCGTTCGCATCTTGCGTATTGTAAACTCCGCCTACTACGGGCTGCGCGCCAAGGTCGGCACGATCGAACATGCGGTCGTGCTCTTGGGGGCGGAGGCTGCCGTGGGCTTTGTGGTGGGGATGGGTATGGTCGCCATGCGCCGGCATTTTCCCTTGGAGTTGCGCCGCACGGCCATGGAGGTCATCCGCCACCTGATCGCTACGGGGGCCATCGCGTCCCAAATCGCTCAACTCTTGGGATGGGGGCGCAAGGGGATCGAGTTCACAGCGGGCCTGCTGCATGACGTGGGGAAGTTGGCGTTGCTCTACAATACCTCCTCGCTTTACCAAGAGATCTGCGAAAAACCAGCTGATGCCATACCGGAGGCCGAGGAGGCACACTTCGGCCTGCATCATGCTGAGTTAGGCGCCTTGTTGGCGGAACAGTGGGCGTTTCCCGCAGAGCTCGTAGAGGCTATCCGATGGCATCACAGCCCAGCGGAGGCCTCGCCTGAACACCGGGCGACGGCTTGGATCGTCCATCTAGCCGACGCCGCCGCCTATGCGTTTCGCCTAGGTGGGCATCAAGATGGGCTCGCCCGCCGAAATGCTTTCTATGACCCCGCAAGTTGGGAGGCGTTTGCGGAGGCCGTAGGGAGAGGGCTCGATGTCGCCGAAGTCATCGCCCACTTGGAGAACGGTCAAATACAACTGCATCGGTTTGTAGAGATGCTGTTGCGCGAGTAGCGCTTATGAACACGCTGGTAGAACCACATTTTACAGAGCTGCGGCGTCTTCTGGAACAGGCCACAGGCATGTACTTTGACGCCAACAGGCGTTATTTCCTGGAGGCCCGGGTGCAACTGCGCATGCGCGCCTTGGGCATCGGCTCCGTGGACGAATACATACGCTACCTGCTGCAGGGTCCGGAGCGCAAGCGGGAACTGGAGCGTCTGCAGGAGCTCGTGGCGGTACATGAGACCTACTTTTTCCGGCATCCCCAGCAGCTGCATCTCTTACGCCAAGTCGTCTTGCCCAAGTGGCGCAGCCGCATGCAGGGTTGGGGGGCTAAAGTGCGCATTTGGTCTAGCGGCTGCGCAAGCGGCGAGGAGCCCTACTCGGTGCTCATGCTGCTGATAGAGCAGTTTGGCTATGAGGCGGTCTCCCAGCGCGTAGAATTGCTCGCCACCGATCTCAGTGAGGCCGTCCTAGAAAAAGCCAGAAAGGGGCTCTATGGCTCGAATTCCTTTCGCGGCCATCTGCCCGCGGAGTATCTGGCCCGGTATTTCCTTCCCCAAGACTCCAAGAGGGTCGTGCGGGAGGAATTGCGCAAGCTGGTGCACTTCCGGGCGCACAACCTAAACGATCCCCACTGGGACGTGGGCGCAGATTGGGACCTCATCTTATGCCGAAACGTGCTCATCTACTTCGACAGCCTCACCCGAAACCGCATCATCGGACGCTTCTACGAGCTGCTGCGCCCAGGGGGGTATCTGGCCCTTGGGGAGTCGGAGTCTCTTTACGGATCTGAACACTACGGGCGCTTTGAAATCCTCCCCGGCGAGGGGGCGATGCTGTATCGAAAACCGGAAAAGGCCATAACGAAGGAGGCGCCCCATGAGCGCACCACACGGTTTTGAGGACATTCTGGATGAGTTCATCATCGAGAGCCTGGAGCTTTTGGAGCAGGCCGATCAGGGTCTGATCGAACTCGAAAAACGGCCGCAGGATGAGGCCGTGCTCAATCAGATCTTTCGGGCTTTTCATACGATCAAGGGCACGGCTTCGTTCGTAGGGTTGGAGCGGACCACGCAGCTTACGCACCGCGCCGAAGATCTCCTCAATCGGCTGCGCAAAGGCGAAGTGCCCGTGACCGCGACAGTTTTGGACGTGCTGTTTGCCGTGGTCGATCGCACGCGTCAGCTCATTGAAAGCGTGCGCTCCCAGCGCCTTGAGGAGCCCACGATCGACGACGTCGTGCTCATGATCGAGGTGTTGTTGGATGCCGAAGTGGGGGTTGTGCGTTCATCCGAAGAAGCGCCCTCGGAAGCCGAAAGTGCCTCCTCGCACAGTCCCGCCGCCTCTGCGGGGAGAACCGAAGAGGCCGATGCGCCGCAAGAGGCCAAGTCCTCGAGCGGGGGGCGCGGCCCCGCAGAGGTCCGATCGGGGCTTTCGGAGCAGACCATTCGGGTCGATGTGGAGCGCCTAGATCACCTCATGAACCTCGTGGGGGAGCTGGTGCTGAGCCGCAACCAGCTTCTGGAGCTTACGCGCGCGCTTCGGGCCGAGCTGCGCGGCCATGCGGCCGTCGAGCGCGTTGTGGACATGCTAACGCAGCTGGATTGGATCACAAACGAGATCCAGCGCGCCGTAACGCGCACGCGTATGGTGCCCGTGGGACGCATCTTCACGCGCTTTGAGCGCATGGTGCGGGATCTGGCACGGGAGCTAGGCAAGCCGATTCGCTTCGAAGCCTCAGGCGGCGATACGGAGGTGGATAAATCCGTGGCCGAGGTGCTCGTCGACCCGCTGGTGCACCTGATTCGTAACGCGGTCGATCACGGGATCGAGCCTTCGGAGGAGCGCATCCGTCGTGGAAAAGCCCCTGAGGGCAAAATCTGGCTTCGGGCCTATCAGGAGGGCAACACGATCGTGCTCGAGGTCACCGATGACGGTCGCGGGATCGACCCGGCGCTCGTGCGGCGCCGAGCTGTCGAGCGAGGGCTGCTGAGCGCCGAAGCCGCCGAGTCGCTCTCCGACGCTGAGGCCTTGCAGCTTATTTTCCTGCCCGGTTTTTCAACCCGTACAGAGGCCAACAACCTCTCCGGCCGCGGGGTGGGCATGGACGTGGTGCGCACAAATCTGGCCAAGATCGGGGGATCGGTTTTTGTGCACACCGAGCTCGGCATGGGCACGACGTTCACCCTGCGCTTGCCCCTCACGCTGGCTATCATACCGGGGTTGACCGTGGGCGTATACGAAGAGTATTTCATCATCCCCCTGGCGAGCGTGCTCGAGATTGTGCGGCTGGCCGATCACCGCGTCGAGGTGAGCAACGGCCGACGGGCGATGGTGTTACGTGACCAGATTCTGCCCCTCTTTTGGCTGCACGAACTGCTGCAGGTGCCTGAGGGCGCTCCGCCGGCCGAAGAGTACGTCGTGGTGATCGCCGTTGGAGAGCAGCGTTTCGGGGTCGTTGTGCACACGCTCGTAGGCCAAGAGGAGGTCGTGGTCAAGTCCATTGGCGCCGTTTTCGGGCAGCTTCCCGGCATCGCGGGGGGCACGATCCGCGGAAACGGCCAGATCGGCATCATTTTGGATATGCCCGAACTATACCGTTACGCGCAGACCACAGCATGGGCGGCCTAGTATGACGCACCAGGAACCGATTCGGGTCTTGATCGTCGACGATTCGGCTTTCATTCGACAGGCCATTCGGCGGGTACTGAGCGAGGAGCCGAATATCGAGGTCGTCGACACGGCCGTCAACGGCCGCGAAGGTCTGGAGAAGATCTTCCGCCTGCGGCCGAACCTGGTGACGCTCGACCTGGAAATGCCCGAAATGGACGGCTTTGCCGTGTTGCGTGCCCTCCGGGACGCGGGCCTGGAGGTGCCCGTGATCGTGATCAGTTCCCTTACGCAAGAGGGGGCCGAGGCCACCCTAGAGGCTTTGGCCTTGGGGGCGGTCGATTTCATCCCCAAGACTCACGGACCCGGCGCGACCGATATAGGCCGGCTGCGCCGCGAACTCCGAACCAAGATCGCCCATATAGCCTCAGGGTACTGTGGGCGCACGGCGATGCGTGTCCCGGGCCACACCGGAGGAGGAGCCGCTAAAGCCCCGGAGTTTTCGGCTAAGAGCTCCGAAAGGCCCGAGGTGGTGCTCATTGGCGCCTCCACGGGAGGGCCCATGGCGCTGCAGCGCATCTTCTCCGCTTGGCATGAACCGCTGCCCGTACCCGTGGTGGTGGTGCAGCACATGCCCCCGCTTTTTACCCAGAGCCTAGCCAAACGCCTCGACAGCGTTTCGGCGCTCGAGGTCAAAGAAGCCGAAAACGGCGACCGGCTGGAGCCCGGCCGGGCCTACGTGGGGCCGGGTGGACGTCAGATGCGCCTGGTGCGGCGCGAGGGGGCGCTCTATGTACACCTGCACGACGAGCCGTATCCCTCGCCCTTCCGCCCCTCGGTGAACATGGTGGCCAGCTCTATCGCCGTAGCCTGTGGTCCGCGCGCTATTGGGGTAATCTTAACGGGTATGGGAGACGACGGGGCGCTGGGCCTAAAGGCCATGCACGATCGGGGGGCATTTATCATCGGCCAGGACGAAGCGACTTCGGTTATCTACGGTATGCCCCGCGCCGCATTTGAAATCGGCGCCGTGGACGTCCAGTTACCCCTGGAGGCCATCCCCCAAGCGGTGCGCAAGCTGCTTAGCCATACCCCCAGAACGGTTGCGGTGTAAACACAAGGAGGACCCCCTTATGGAGCTCACCGTGCTGGTCGTGGATGACTCGCCCACTATGCGGCGGATCATCTGCAATACACTTGACCGAATCGGGTACAGAAACCACGTCGAGGCCGAAAATGGGCAGCAGGCCTGGGAGATCATCCAAAAGGGCGGAATCCAGTTCGTGCTCACCGACTGGAATATGCCCGAAATGAACGGCCTAGAGTTGGTTACGGCCATCCGGCAATCGCCCACCCATAAAGACCTGCCCATTATCATGATCACCACTAAGGGGATGACCGAGGAGGTTTTGGAGGCCGTCAAAGCGGGGGTAAATAACTACATCGTCAAACCGTTTACGCCCGAGGTGCTGGAGGAGAAAATCAAGGCCGTGCTGGCCAAAATGGCCGTGACAAGATAACCCAAAGGAGGAACCGCACATGGAGCACACCAAGCCCATAAGCGGACTGGGTGAGCAACGCCAGATCCTGGAGCGCATCGAACAGCTGAGGCGCCTTTTTAGTCTAGGTCAAGAGATCCTGCCTTTTTTGGAGCAGCTCTTTGTGTTCCTCAAAGAAGTGGCCCCTCTGATGAGCGATCTGTCGCGTTCCGTTTTCGAGGGGTCGCTGCGGATGCCTGAGGCCACAAGCGAAATCGAGACCATCCACGCCAAGACCTCCGATGCTACGTTCCGGATTCTGGAGCGCACCGAGCAGCTCCTGGCGGAGCTGGAGACGCTGCAAGCCGGGCTGCGCTCAGAAGAGGGGTCGGAGCCGCTTGCCGAGCGCGTAGACCGGGCCTATATGGCGGCGCTGGACATCATGACTTCGCTGCAGTTCCACGATATCGTGACCCAGAAGCTCGCCGCTGTACGGGATGTGCTCACGCGCGTGCAGAATCAGCTTATCGAGCTCTTTGAAAACTTCCAACGCCTGGAGATCGACACCCAGCTCAAACACAACCTGATGGCCGCTATGGGTATCAGAGAAGAGGAGTTAGAGCAGATCTTGGCGCTACGCGGACGCAAACCCGCACCTAAGGTCGAGGTCACGATCTCCCAGGCGGATATCGACGCCCTGTTCTCCTAAGCGCCGCGTTGCGCAGGCGGGCCGGACGGGTTAAATTGCATCCGGTGGCCTCGTTCCTAGAGGGACGCGGGTGAGCATGGCGGGCACGCGACGGATTCTGGTCATCGATGACGAGCCCTTACTGGGCACCTACTTGAAAAAACTCCTCACGCGGCACGCCTTCGAGGTGGATACGTTTATCGATCCGGAGCAGGCTCTGGAGGCCTTTGCGCGACAGCCCTATGATTTGGTGATCACCGACTACAAGATGCCCAACCTGACCGGTGAGGATATCCTGCGTCAGGTGCGCCAGATGGAACCCGACACGGGGGTGATCGTCATCACGGGCTATGGCACGATTCAGAACGCGGTGCGCTGTACCCAGCTGGGTGCTTTTGATTACATCACCAAGCCGTTCCCGCCGGACATCCTGGTTGAGCGCGTACAGGCTTTCTTCGCCCAGGCTTCCCAGGAAGAGCGAGCTCGGGGCTCTGAGGCCCGAGAACGTGAGTCCGTGCGCCGGCGTAGCATACGGACCGACAAGACGGTTGTTTTCGTCGGGGAGCACCCTAAGATGGTACAGCTGCGGGAATTGGCCCGCCAGCTTGCCCAGAACGACGCCCCGGTGCTCATCCAGGGCGAAAGCGGCACGGGCAAAGAGGTCCTGGCGCGTTTCATCCACGCGCACAGCCGGCGCGCGCAGGGGCCCTATGTGGCGATTAACTGCGCCAACTTGCCTCGGGAGCTTGTGGAGAGCACCCTCTTCGGGCACAAGAAGGGAGCCTTTACCGGCGCTATCGAGGATGCCTCGGGGGCCTTCGAGCAGGCCCGTGGGGGCACGCTGCTCCTTGATGAGATCACGGAAATCGAGCTGCCGATCCAGGCCAAGCTTTTGCGCGTGCTGCAGGAGCGCGAATTTACCCGTGTGGGCAGCCACGAGCCCATTCAGGCCGACGTGCGGGTGATCGCCACCACAAACCGAGACATCCACGAGAGCATCGCCAAGGGGCTTTTCCGAGAGGACCTCTACCATCGGTTAAGCGTCTTCCCCATTCTTGTACCGCCTCTGCGGGAGCGGGCTTCGGACATTCCGATTTTGGCTCGGCATTTTGTGCGCAAGTACACCTCGCTGTATAATTTGCCCGCTAAAGAGTTAGCCCCCAACTTGATCGAGGCGCTT
The Bacteroidota bacterium DNA segment above includes these coding regions:
- a CDS encoding glycosyltransferase family 2 protein, whose product is MRPRVSLAMITRNEEAHLPEALRSVEGVVDEIVIVDTGSTDRTLEIARAFGARLLSVPWEDHFARARNAALAHITGDWLLWMDADERLVPESRPFFDLLPERPERPVGLKVYLRNWDAERRFFDLSWAMRLVSVFPGLSFEGRVHEQVTMSVFRHGGLILDSPIALDHLGYGLSPERMRQKLERNYRLLCLQLQEEPDFAYAHLTMGLNRISAEDYPAAIEHLRRALVLRKGLDLSLELAARNRLALAYLLRGNIVLARRIARASIRRERAQCMPYLILGESHYKQGQLRLAYRCFRAALRYGPERSRAAYDVNPHRPPVYQMLLSLALRLGYHQEAHLYRERLYAAHPQRALVEQGYRSTVASGGPEALVLRAYEELLAYLASDSEADEILHPLLEQRRFATAARGYETALKRFPDSLLLRRRLAGLRVKLGDFEGARALLAPEGVGSRYPAQP
- a CDS encoding chemotaxis protein CheW produces the protein MHTAEFTIPYVSREAFLGLDLHTQAATALVELVAFTVAGQRLAVPMEGVQEVIQWREVTRVPLAPAYYRGVINLRGTIIPVLDTARRLGLRPLREPEQLVITQTSRGLVALTIDETRDVLRLPPEAIDRHVESITYSEQRFFQAVCRSAEQLYLVLDMEALL
- a CDS encoding HDOD domain-containing protein produces the protein MLRLGNEALDWKQRLTELSMPPLSVTFTEAVRLMNQPELMEARRVAETIRRDPVVTVRILRIVNSAYYGLRAKVGTIEHAVVLLGAEAAVGFVVGMGMVAMRRHFPLELRRTAMEVIRHLIATGAIASQIAQLLGWGRKGIEFTAGLLHDVGKLALLYNTSSLYQEICEKPADAIPEAEEAHFGLHHAELGALLAEQWAFPAELVEAIRWHHSPAEASPEHRATAWIVHLADAAAYAFRLGGHQDGLARRNAFYDPASWEAFAEAVGRGLDVAEVIAHLENGQIQLHRFVEMLLRE
- a CDS encoding protein-glutamate O-methyltransferase CheR, producing the protein MNTLVEPHFTELRRLLEQATGMYFDANRRYFLEARVQLRMRALGIGSVDEYIRYLLQGPERKRELERLQELVAVHETYFFRHPQQLHLLRQVVLPKWRSRMQGWGAKVRIWSSGCASGEEPYSVLMLLIEQFGYEAVSQRVELLATDLSEAVLEKARKGLYGSNSFRGHLPAEYLARYFLPQDSKRVVREELRKLVHFRAHNLNDPHWDVGADWDLILCRNVLIYFDSLTRNRIIGRFYELLRPGGYLALGESESLYGSEHYGRFEILPGEGAMLYRKPEKAITKEAPHERTTRF
- a CDS encoding chemotaxis protein CheA; protein product: MSAPHGFEDILDEFIIESLELLEQADQGLIELEKRPQDEAVLNQIFRAFHTIKGTASFVGLERTTQLTHRAEDLLNRLRKGEVPVTATVLDVLFAVVDRTRQLIESVRSQRLEEPTIDDVVLMIEVLLDAEVGVVRSSEEAPSEAESASSHSPAASAGRTEEADAPQEAKSSSGGRGPAEVRSGLSEQTIRVDVERLDHLMNLVGELVLSRNQLLELTRALRAELRGHAAVERVVDMLTQLDWITNEIQRAVTRTRMVPVGRIFTRFERMVRDLARELGKPIRFEASGGDTEVDKSVAEVLVDPLVHLIRNAVDHGIEPSEERIRRGKAPEGKIWLRAYQEGNTIVLEVTDDGRGIDPALVRRRAVERGLLSAEAAESLSDAEALQLIFLPGFSTRTEANNLSGRGVGMDVVRTNLAKIGGSVFVHTELGMGTTFTLRLPLTLAIIPGLTVGVYEEYFIIPLASVLEIVRLADHRVEVSNGRRAMVLRDQILPLFWLHELLQVPEGAPPAEEYVVVIAVGEQRFGVVVHTLVGQEEVVVKSIGAVFGQLPGIAGGTIRGNGQIGIILDMPELYRYAQTTAWAA
- a CDS encoding chemotaxis response regulator protein-glutamate methylesterase translates to MTHQEPIRVLIVDDSAFIRQAIRRVLSEEPNIEVVDTAVNGREGLEKIFRLRPNLVTLDLEMPEMDGFAVLRALRDAGLEVPVIVISSLTQEGAEATLEALALGAVDFIPKTHGPGATDIGRLRRELRTKIAHIASGYCGRTAMRVPGHTGGGAAKAPEFSAKSSERPEVVLIGASTGGPMALQRIFSAWHEPLPVPVVVVQHMPPLFTQSLAKRLDSVSALEVKEAENGDRLEPGRAYVGPGGRQMRLVRREGALYVHLHDEPYPSPFRPSVNMVASSIAVACGPRAIGVILTGMGDDGALGLKAMHDRGAFIIGQDEATSVIYGMPRAAFEIGAVDVQLPLEAIPQAVRKLLSHTPRTVAV
- a CDS encoding response regulator codes for the protein MELTVLVVDDSPTMRRIICNTLDRIGYRNHVEAENGQQAWEIIQKGGIQFVLTDWNMPEMNGLELVTAIRQSPTHKDLPIIMITTKGMTEEVLEAVKAGVNNYIVKPFTPEVLEEKIKAVLAKMAVTR
- a CDS encoding sigma-54 dependent transcriptional regulator encodes the protein MAGTRRILVIDDEPLLGTYLKKLLTRHAFEVDTFIDPEQALEAFARQPYDLVITDYKMPNLTGEDILRQVRQMEPDTGVIVITGYGTIQNAVRCTQLGAFDYITKPFPPDILVERVQAFFAQASQEERARGSEARERESVRRRSIRTDKTVVFVGEHPKMVQLRELARQLAQNDAPVLIQGESGTGKEVLARFIHAHSRRAQGPYVAINCANLPRELVESTLFGHKKGAFTGAIEDASGAFEQARGGTLLLDEITEIELPIQAKLLRVLQEREFTRVGSHEPIQADVRVIATTNRDIHESIAKGLFREDLYHRLSVFPILVPPLRERASDIPILARHFVRKYTSLYNLPAKELAPNLIEALLHYDWPGNVRQLENLIHRGVLLSAERERIELEDVFSEYFSDRSLFRSLRRGLTPEASWSRRESPSSSVSASTVLEPDVPLRPLEEVERLLILKALAEANQNQQRAAAMLGISARTIRNKLRQYRQQGLL